The Entomobacter blattae nucleotide sequence CCAGGGCATTAAAATACAGGCCTGTGCCCCCACAAAGAACGGGAAAATGTTGCTGCTGTGTCGCCGCATCCAAGGCTGCCAAGGCTTGGGAGTGCTACCAGGCAACATTCCCCGCTTGGCTGGCGGACAGGCACCCATAAAGCTCATGGAGGATTTCCGCTTCCTCTTGCGGGGTAGATTGATACGGGCATAAGGGAAGAGGTGAGGCTTTTTCATCAAAAATGGCCCATAAAAGCTTCTCCTCAGGGGGCATCTTCCCCTTTAGGAGTAACCTTTCCAATCAGAATATCGCCGGGGTTGATCTCTGCCCCTATATAGATAAGGCTGATGAAAATCATCTAGCCCTTCATATTTCATGGTCTTGATAAAGGCCATTATTGGGGTTCTGTTCCAAAAAAGTCGGGTAGGGTGGGCCTTAAAAAGGCTTTAACATTTCTGTTATTTCCCTCTTTTTCCATAGAGAGGTTTTTTTTTGAGAAGAGGGGGTCATGTTTGTTTTTTTTTAAAATTTGGCAAAAAGGCTAGTACAGAAGGAACACTGGTATGCCGAGTTTTGGTCATCCATTGTTTTTATTTGTTATGCCCTATGGGCTAAGGTGGATATGCCTGAGGCCCATAGGGAATGGCCACCGGATTTAGGGTTTACCAATGTCTGCCTTATCCAAATACAGTAGTGAAGAACAGACAGCCCTTCCTTAAGGTTGGCTATAACGGGCTGCTCAAGAATCTCACCCGAATATTCTGCCAGAGGCCCCCATATCTCCGCCAGCTGTTTCATCTACCTTGTGATGATTCACAGGGGCTGGTGACCCGTTGGCCCCAGAAGGATTGAGAAGGATTGATTATCCAGGAAGAGTGAATAGATTTACCCTCTTCCTGTTAGAAGACTTTCTTCATCATCTGCAGCGAGCAAGGTCTTACAATCCTAAAAACAGCCCTTAAAATAGGCTTAATCTCTCTTAATCTTACTCAATTCGTAAGGTGGCTTTTTCCTTAAGGGCACGAAGCGGAGAAAAGAGCACAAAGCGAAGAAGTGTGCCTCGATTCGGCTTTCTGTCGAAAAGAGGCAAAAGCTGAGTTCCCTTTGAATTCAGGGAGGAAAGAGTTGAAGAGGAAGGAATATTATTCTTCCTTTTGGTAAAACATAGGAAAAGCGGTAGTGCCTTCCTTCGTCTCTGTAGGGGTAGGGGGTTCGGTGTTTTCAAACCCTTCAAAAGGAGGATAAAGCGTGGAAGGGGGTATGGCTTGGCCTTCGCGGGTGAGGCGCTCATTGGCTGCATTTACGGCTGCGTTCAGGTCTGTTTGGCTACACAGCCCCAAAATAACGGGATCGCGTGGTTTAATATTGGCACTATTCCAATGCTGGCGCTCCCGAACCTTGATAATCGTGTCTTTTGTGGTTCCCAAAAGCTTGCTAATTTGTTGCTCGGAAAGCTGCGGAAAATTGCGAAGAAGAAAAGCAATGGCATCGGGGCGGTCGTTGCGTTTGGCTACAGGGGTATAACGGGCGCCCTTGGTTCTTCTAGGCAAGGGGTTAGAAGGCTTAAGAAGGGTAAGCCTTCGTTTTGAGTCAGCCTCGCAACGGGCGATATCCTCTGCTTTAACCTGATGGTTGGCAACAGGGTCATACCCAACAATACCATGGGCTACTTCCCCATCGGCAATGGCTTGTACTTCAAGGGGGTGCATACCACAAAATTCTGCAATTTGGTCAAAGGTAAGGGCAGTTTTTTCTATCAACCACACAGCTGTGGCTTTTGGCATTAATGGTAAGTTCATTGACAAATCCTGGGGTTTGACACTACGGAAACCTGCCTTTGTTGTGTAAAATCTCAACATCAGCAAAAACAGAAAGCCACAAGTAAGGGGCGCGGTAACAGGTTATCGCCTATGCCGAACACATAACATATTTTCGAGTGGGAACATAGTATTTAGGCAAAGTTTATAAAAGGGGAGGATAAAAACCCACCCCCTTAAGCCATGCCCTTTGTTGATTCATCGGGCTGGAAAAGTAGTCAGCCAGCTGGAAAGTTTTTGCCGTCAGCTTCAGGAACATTCTCTTCCTTAACCACCAGCTCTTTTGCTTACCAGCTGCTATTTTGAGTATTTCTTACCCTTTGAGAATCCCTGTTAAAGGGATGATCTTCGAACGAGGAGTGGGCTAAAATCAGGTTTAAAAGGAGATTATTTCCCAGCTTTTCGCGTGCCAATACCTGCAAAGCGTTTGTTGAATTTTGCCACTTGTCCCCCAGTATCTAACAGCCTGTGTACGCCTGTCCATGCGGGGTGGGATTTGGGGTCAACATCAAGGCGAAGGGTATCGCCAGGCTTGCCATAGCAGGAGCGAGTTTTAAATTCGCTGCCATCTGTCATGATCACTGTAATTTCATGATAGTCTGGGTGTATATCGTTTTTCATGTTTTAAAATCCATAAACGTGAGGTCTCCGATACCGACCGGAGAGGAAAGTTACTACCTCTATAGCTTTTTCGTAAAAAATGTTCAATATTTTATATGCTATTTCTCTTTATCATCTCTTCTTTGGGGATAATTCCTTCAATAAGGTAAGGTGAGTGGGCTGTGCACAAGCCAGGGGAGAGCTCGTTAAGGGGCAGTGTAAGGGTCAAGAATAACGAAAAGCCATGGTGGGGTAAAGTCACCCCTGTGGGGAGACATGATGAAGCTTTTGCCAGTTGCTGATATTATCCAGATTCTCTCAATTCAGTCTTGGGTAAGTTATGGCCATGTTGGAAATTCTGCCAGCATGTTCCCCTTGCAAATGCTGGGGGCTGAGGTATGGGGGGTCAACACGGTACAGTTTTCCAACCATACGGGTTATGGGGCCTGGTCAGGAATGGTCTTTTCCGGGGAGCAGATCCTCTCTCTGGTTAAGGGGGTGGAGCAGAGGGGGAAGATGGGGGAACTTTCTGCTGTTTTATCAGGATATTTAGGCGCTGTAGACATTGGCGATGCCGTGCTGGAAAGTGTTAGGTGCGTGCGTCACCATGCCCCCAATGCCTTTTATTGTTGTGATCCGGTTATGGGTGATAGGGGCAGGGGGATGTATGTGGCAGATGAGATTCCCGCTTTTTTTGCCGAACGGGCCCTAAGCCTGGCCGATATTATTACCCCCAATCATTTTGAGCTGGAATATCTGGCCCAATCGCCTATCACCACCATTCATGCAGCCAGGCAGGCTATGTATCAATTAACCCGGAAAATGCACCAACATGGGCCGGCAATCATTCTCGCCACCAGCATAAAGGTGGAGGATACTGCTGAAGACTGTCTCGAGGTCCTCGCCATGGATAAGAAGGGCAACGCCTTTCGGGTGGCCACACCTGATTTGCCATTTTCCCCAACGGGTTCGGGCGATCTGGCCTCTGCGGTTTTTCTTTTTCACCTTCTCGCTGGTCGTACTTTACAAGAAGCGTTAAAACTTATGGTCTCTGCCATATGGGGCGTTATGAAAAAGACTTATGAGAGTGGGAAGGAGGAATTACAGATTATAGCGGCACGGAATGAACTGGTGCATCCATCAAGGCTTTTCTTCCCAGAGGCATTTTAGGACCAGAGGCGTTTTAGGGGTAATGTTGGGGTTAATTTTGGGATTAAAATTGACGCTGCAATTGGGTTGGTAGGAATTGTAGCAGGTTTGGGGTGTGCAAAAAGAAATATTTTGTTAAAAGACCATAAGCGTTATGGTAATGACTGGGCTTTTTATTCGGTGTATTCTTTAATAAAATAAACAAAATTCTCTGTATTTTGAAATAAGGTTACGCCTAAAGGTTTAGCGAGAACCCCCATAAAAGCACAATTTTACAAGGAGTACAAAATGAACGAATTAGAAAAAAAATCCCCTCTCTCCAAATGGATTTTGGAGTTTCGTAAATTTCTCTTAAGGGGCAATGTGGTTGATCTCGCCGTGGGTGTTATCATTGGGGCTGCTTTTACAGGGATTGTTAACAGCCTGGTAAAGGATGTTTTTACGCCTTTAATCGGCTTGCTCATCGGGGGGATAGATTTTAGCAATCTGTTCATTACCCTTCGGGGAGGGCATTTTGCCACGTTGGAAGAAGCCAAGGCAGCTGGGGCAGTGACTATGAATGTCGGGCTTTTTCTCAATGCCCTGATCCAGTTCCTAATTATCGGTTTTGTCATTTTTTGGGTCGTAAAACTCATCAGCAAGTTATACTCCTCTAAAGAAGCGGAAGCAGAGCCCACAAAAACCGAAACATTGCTTGAAAATATTCGTGATATCCTTGCCAAAAAATAATTATTGCCTTCTACTGGCTGCCTTTTATTGGGCCTTACCCTTTCACTTAGGGGTCTGGCCTAAGTCAGGTGGCCTAAGGCGGCCCAAGTAGGGTGGGCCTAAATAGGGTAGTCCAAATAGGGTAGCCCAAATAGGGTAGCTCAGTAGGGGTCTGGCCAAAAGAATCTTTAGCCGGATCATGGGGCGCTAGAGGTAAGCTCTTCTCGGCGTGCCTTTAATAAACAGGGCCCTTAATAAATAGGGGTAGAAAAGGGCTTGTTGGCCTATAGTTTGAAGAGATTAGTTGTCCTCGAAGGGGGAACTGGTCTTGGTAGAAATTGAATGAATAACAGGCTGGGTAAAATCATCCCAAGGCGGGATCGTTTTTATTAAGGTAGGGTTATCGATTGATTTCTGTTAAGGTCGGGTTGCAAAGCGGGTTACTTCTGAAGAAAGTTGAAGTGGTGGTGAGTGTTATACAAAAAAGAGGGAAAAAATGGTGCATCCTCTCTGTTTCTTTCCTGTTTCTGGCCTCTTGTACAACAACAGACGAGGTGCCTGAAAAATATACGCCCTATTTGGCAGAGGACAATCCAGCTGTGATGGTGGACGTTTTTCTTACCACCCAGGGAATGATAGAAGGGTTAATCCTTTCGGGGAAGCTTACGGTTCAAAATGCGCTGGTCTTGCTTAAACAAGATCAATTAACCCGTAACGCTGTGCTGCGTCAGGGCTTGTACCCCTCTATGGAGAATATGGAAGAGGCCGCCAAGCAGATGAAAACCCTTCTGGCCATCATTCACCAAATAGGAGAGGGCCAAAACAGACCAATGGGCCCTTCTATGGCCCCTGTTTTAAAGCCTGGCTCTCCTGCTTTGCCCCCACCAGCTTCTAAAGGAAATAGCTAGAAATCTAAGGGCAATAAATAATAGGTGAAAAGAATAAATAGCAAGAAAACAGTCTTGATGTCTCCGTTCACCTGGAGCTTGCCTTTAACGGTTACATCTTCTTTATTCACCTGCATCACCAGTGGGCCGGCAATACGCACGTCTAGACGGGTTTTGGCATCAATGCGGATCAGGGAGCCCTCTTTAAAATACAGTTCTGGCCTTTGGCATCATAGAGTACGGTCTCTCCCTCTGCGAGGTTGCCCAACCCGGTCCGTCTTAAACACTTATTCTTGTTGGGAAGCAAAATTCTAGGGTTTCGATGTAGGGGGCTTGTCCTTGCTCTTGGCCTTAGCAGGCGGGGTGCCGCGTTTGATATGTTTTTTGCCTAATAGAAGCAAAATCGGGGCGGCAATAAAGATGGATGAAGAGGTCCCCACTACAATACCAAACAACATAACCCAGGCAAAACCTGAAAGGGTAGCTCCCCCAAAGAGGGCTAGGGGAAGAGCTGCCAAAAAGACTGTAGATGAAGTGCCCAGCGTACGGCTCAGGGTTTCGTTAATGGAAAGGTCGATCAGCTCTTGCAGGGGCATGGAATGGTATTTGCGTAGATTTTCCCTGACCCGGTCATAAACCACGACCTTATCATTAGTGGAATAACCCAAAATAGTCAGGATGGCCGCAACCATAACCAGGTCAAACTCAAAATGGGTCAGTACCAAAAAGCCCACGGTTTTGGTTAGGTCAAGAATAAGGGTTATAACGGCACTAATGGCAAATTCCCACTCAAAACGTATCCATATATAAGCACAGATCATGGCAAGGCTTATGGCCAAGGCCAAAAGGCCATTCCGGAACAGTTCGGCCGATACCGAAGCCCCTACGGCATCTGCTCGGAGGATTTGGATACCAGGTTGGGATTCGGTAAGGGCTGCTCGGGTTTTTTCAATCAGGGTCTGGGTGCCATCGGCTCCGTTAGGTTGGGGTGGGGGGCTGTCAAGACGGATCAGCACATCATCATTCCCCCCGAAGGATTGCAGCCCAGCAGCCGGAATATTGTGGGAGGAAAGGGTTGAGCGTATTTTAGAGAAATCCGCAGGCCCAGGGGTTTTGGCCTCTACCACCACACCGCCCCTAAAATCCAGACCAAGGGTTAGACCCGGATAGAAAAACAGGCCGATAGAGGCCAGGGAAAGGATTGCTGACGTCGCCAGGCCAATAAAGCGGCCTTTCATAAAGTTAATTTTGGTTCCCTTGGGTACAAACCGTAAAACGGGGCGAACAAACATTGGTAAAACCTTACAAGTCTGATAGGCCACAGGGCCATAATGAAACGAAAGAGAGGGAAGTTGTGAGGATGAGGTTTAAAAGTTTAAAAATAGTGTTCCATCATTAAAAGGAGAAATATCGTAGGTCTGCTTGGGCTTTAGACAGGGAGCTCTTTAGGGTGAGTTATAGCATACCAGCGAACCATAAGCATTCTGGAGAGAAGAAGGGTGGTAAACAAGGTGGTAACAATCCCAATGGTAATGGTGAGGGCAAACCCGCGTACCGGGCCTGTGCCAAACACAAACAGCATGACGTGGGCTAATAGGGCTGTGGCGTTACTGTCAATAATGGTTGCAGTCGCGTGTTCAAACCCCGCCTGAAGAGAGGCCAAAGGGGTGCGGCCGCGGTTAACCTCTTCCCTTACGCGCTCATTGATGAGGATATTGGCATCAACGGCCATTCCCAAGGTAAGAAGGATACCGGCCATACCCGGTAAGGTCAGCGTGG carries:
- a CDS encoding DUF1013 domain-containing protein; this encodes MNLPLMPKATAVWLIEKTALTFDQIAEFCGMHPLEVQAIADGEVAHGIVGYDPVANHQVKAEDIARCEADSKRRLTLLKPSNPLPRRTKGARYTPVAKRNDRPDAIAFLLRNFPQLSEQQISKLLGTTKDTIIKVRERQHWNSANIKPRDPVILGLCSQTDLNAAVNAANERLTREGQAIPPSTLYPPFEGFENTEPPTPTETKEGTTAFPMFYQKEE
- the rpmE gene encoding 50S ribosomal protein L31 — its product is MKNDIHPDYHEITVIMTDGSEFKTRSCYGKPGDTLRLDVDPKSHPAWTGVHRLLDTGGQVAKFNKRFAGIGTRKAGK
- the pdxY gene encoding pyridoxal kinase PdxY, with product MMKLLPVADIIQILSIQSWVSYGHVGNSASMFPLQMLGAEVWGVNTVQFSNHTGYGAWSGMVFSGEQILSLVKGVEQRGKMGELSAVLSGYLGAVDIGDAVLESVRCVRHHAPNAFYCCDPVMGDRGRGMYVADEIPAFFAERALSLADIITPNHFELEYLAQSPITTIHAARQAMYQLTRKMHQHGPAIILATSIKVEDTAEDCLEVLAMDKKGNAFRVATPDLPFSPTGSGDLASAVFLFHLLAGRTLQEALKLMVSAIWGVMKKTYESGKEELQIIAARNELVHPSRLFFPEAF
- the mscL gene encoding large-conductance mechanosensitive channel protein MscL, producing MNELEKKSPLSKWILEFRKFLLRGNVVDLAVGVIIGAAFTGIVNSLVKDVFTPLIGLLIGGIDFSNLFITLRGGHFATLEEAKAAGAVTMNVGLFLNALIQFLIIGFVIFWVVKLISKLYSSKEAEAEPTKTETLLENIRDILAKK
- the secF gene encoding protein translocase subunit SecF; the encoded protein is MFVRPVLRFVPKGTKINFMKGRFIGLATSAILSLASIGLFFYPGLTLGLDFRGGVVVEAKTPGPADFSKIRSTLSSHNIPAAGLQSFGGNDDVLIRLDSPPPQPNGADGTQTLIEKTRAALTESQPGIQILRADAVGASVSAELFRNGLLALAISLAMICAYIWIRFEWEFAISAVITLILDLTKTVGFLVLTHFEFDLVMVAAILTILGYSTNDKVVVYDRVRENLRKYHSMPLQELIDLSINETLSRTLGTSSTVFLAALPLALFGGATLSGFAWVMLFGIVVGTSSSIFIAAPILLLLGKKHIKRGTPPAKAKSKDKPPTSKP